Proteins from a genomic interval of Paenibacillus sp. FSL H8-0048:
- a CDS encoding DUF350 domain-containing protein: MDFDTLVSMVVWTVSGAVLLCVLMLVDSLFTRYNDMEELKAGNMAVTTRLVLKLLSQGYILSASIAAANRLGTALIVSIVSFVLLFVLEKAVEQLLSRWGNLELDHGTQLGKVGYGLMAGSLHVTGALIIAAFIRG, translated from the coding sequence ATGGATTTCGATACCCTGGTGTCCATGGTAGTATGGACGGTCAGCGGCGCAGTGCTGCTGTGTGTGCTGATGCTCGTGGATTCGCTGTTTACCCGTTATAATGATATGGAAGAGCTGAAGGCGGGGAACATGGCTGTGACTACCCGGCTGGTGTTGAAGCTGCTGTCACAAGGCTATATTTTATCGGCATCCATTGCTGCGGCGAACCGGCTCGGGACCGCCCTTATAGTCTCAATAGTATCTTTTGTCTTGTTATTCGTGCTGGAGAAGGCGGTAGAGCAGCTCCTGAGCCGGTGGGGGAACCTTGAACTGGATCATGGCACCCAGCTTGGCAAGGTCGGCTACGGCCTGATGGCAGGCTCGCTGCATGTGACGGGAGCATTGATTATTGCGGCCTTTATCCGCGGATAA
- a CDS encoding DUF4178 domain-containing protein produces the protein MGLWKRIGNLFSKPEAPKAPASMLTLSLGDICEVSLVTYEVTGRTKTSGRNAVVLTLRDGSRIAYLYIEEREELQYRLYHPIDGRLDSPSEVPATLELDDRTFYLEEEYEGYAAVTGQTPYMNGGEQHVWQYQSDDSRLLRVEWQNGRFMLYEGESVLSADVRVIRAS, from the coding sequence TTGGGTCTTTGGAAAAGAATCGGCAATCTGTTCTCGAAGCCGGAGGCGCCTAAAGCGCCCGCAAGCATGCTGACCCTGTCTCTCGGAGATATCTGTGAGGTCTCCCTGGTCACCTATGAAGTGACGGGCCGGACGAAGACGAGCGGCCGGAATGCCGTTGTACTGACACTGCGCGACGGGAGCCGGATCGCCTATCTGTATATAGAAGAGCGGGAAGAGCTGCAATACAGATTGTATCACCCGATAGACGGACGTCTGGACAGCCCTTCTGAGGTTCCGGCTACCCTGGAGCTGGATGACCGGACCTTTTATCTGGAGGAAGAATATGAAGGATATGCCGCCGTTACCGGGCAGACCCCTTACATGAACGGCGGAGAGCAGCATGTCTGGCAATACCAGTCGGATGATTCGCGTCTGCTGCGGGTGGAATGGCAGAATGGACGGTTCATGCTCTATGAGGGTGAAAGCGTCCTGTCGGCTGATGTAAGAGTGATCCGCGCGTCTTAA
- a CDS encoding molybdopterin molybdotransferase MoeA → MTNEYNNDKFQRAALQVAEAQGRLKPYAALLAQEAVPLHLSSGRYLAESVHAPHPFPAFDRSSMDGFAVIAADTFAAGAPDTVWLEVVDVIPCGAVASREITAGTAARIMTGAQIPRGADTVIMMEATESRVEDGVTYVGIRKLQERGLHITPCGLELRTGDLVLCEGTLIGAGEIAVLAALGVPEVPVRRRPKVAVFATGTELLEVDEPLVPGKIRNSNSPMLEALIREAGGEPVMLGAIIDDLELARSKVQMALESYDLVITTGGVSVGDYDIMGDLVREQSGELLFNKIAMRPGSVTTAAVRGGSILLALSGNPGACFVGFQLFARPVIGLMQGAARPYLPEWTAVLGEDYKRTNSFTRYVRARLEIREAVLYAYPAAVDESSVTVTIKDSDCLIVIPPDSGQLSAGDKVTVLKLPGEIRG, encoded by the coding sequence GTGACTAACGAATACAATAATGATAAATTTCAGCGCGCAGCGCTTCAAGTTGCAGAGGCGCAAGGCAGGCTGAAGCCTTATGCTGCGCTGCTTGCGCAGGAAGCTGTACCCCTGCATCTCAGCAGCGGGCGTTATCTGGCTGAGTCTGTCCATGCACCGCATCCTTTTCCGGCATTTGACCGCTCCAGTATGGACGGGTTCGCCGTGATAGCGGCTGATACTTTCGCGGCAGGAGCCCCTGACACGGTGTGGCTTGAAGTCGTCGATGTCATTCCCTGCGGCGCAGTAGCCTCCAGAGAGATTACGGCTGGCACTGCTGCGCGCATTATGACAGGGGCGCAGATTCCACGCGGTGCAGACACCGTGATTATGATGGAAGCTACGGAGAGCCGGGTAGAGGACGGAGTCACCTATGTCGGTATCCGCAAGCTGCAAGAGCGGGGGCTGCATATCACCCCTTGCGGACTTGAGCTTAGAACGGGTGACCTGGTACTTTGTGAAGGGACTCTAATCGGCGCTGGCGAAATTGCTGTTCTGGCAGCGCTCGGGGTGCCGGAGGTTCCTGTCCGCCGCAGACCCAAGGTGGCGGTCTTCGCCACCGGAACTGAGCTGCTGGAGGTGGACGAGCCGTTAGTCCCGGGTAAAATCCGCAACAGCAACTCGCCCATGCTTGAGGCGCTAATCCGGGAGGCGGGCGGAGAACCCGTGATGCTGGGAGCGATCATCGATGATCTGGAGCTGGCCCGCAGTAAGGTGCAGATGGCACTGGAAAGCTATGATCTGGTGATCACTACAGGCGGCGTATCTGTCGGGGATTATGATATTATGGGTGATTTGGTCCGTGAGCAGAGCGGAGAGCTGCTGTTCAATAAAATAGCCATGCGCCCCGGCAGCGTTACCACGGCAGCCGTTCGCGGCGGGAGCATCCTCCTTGCCTTATCCGGCAACCCGGGCGCCTGCTTCGTAGGATTCCAGCTGTTTGCCCGCCCGGTCATCGGGCTGATGCAGGGTGCAGCCCGGCCGTATCTGCCGGAGTGGACAGCGGTGCTGGGTGAAGATTATAAGCGGACCAACAGCTTCACCCGCTATGTCCGCGCCCGCCTGGAGATCCGCGAAGCAGTGCTCTATGCTTATCCAGCCGCCGTAGACGAGTCATCCGTCACGGTTACGATTAAAGACAGCGACTGCCTGATCGTCATCCCGCCGGACAGTGGACAATTATCTGCCGGGGATAAGGTAACTGTGCTGAAGCTGCCGGGTGAGATCAGGGGATGA
- the map gene encoding type I methionyl aminopeptidase: MLILKSPREIEEMKKASQIVADCYREVSKHIVPGITTLEINDLVAKHITKLGGKQFTKGYNGFPAETCISINDVVAHGIPSSRRVVKEGDLLKLDIVAQYGGWFGDSCMSYAVGEISPEAQRLMQVTKECLDLGIARAVPGGRLGDITSAIQQHAEAHGYSVVRDLLAHGIGRSLHEEPSYVHIGTAGKGIRLKEGMVFTIEPMINEGTYEITIDDDEWTARTADGKLSAQYEHTIAITADGPLILTAQ; encoded by the coding sequence ATGCTTATTCTAAAATCCCCCAGAGAAATTGAAGAGATGAAAAAAGCCAGCCAAATTGTGGCCGACTGCTACCGTGAGGTGTCCAAACATATTGTACCTGGAATCACAACGCTTGAAATTAATGATCTTGTGGCCAAACATATCACCAAGCTCGGCGGCAAGCAGTTCACCAAAGGCTATAACGGATTCCCTGCCGAGACCTGTATATCTATTAATGATGTGGTGGCACATGGGATTCCATCCAGCAGACGGGTCGTGAAGGAAGGTGACTTGCTGAAGCTGGACATAGTGGCGCAATACGGGGGCTGGTTTGGAGATTCGTGCATGAGCTACGCTGTCGGTGAGATCAGCCCGGAGGCACAGAGATTAATGCAGGTAACGAAGGAATGCCTTGATCTGGGGATCGCCCGGGCTGTTCCGGGAGGACGGCTGGGTGACATCACATCAGCCATCCAGCAGCATGCCGAAGCACACGGTTATTCCGTCGTACGCGATCTGCTGGCGCATGGCATCGGACGAAGTCTCCATGAGGAGCCGAGCTACGTACACATCGGCACTGCTGGCAAAGGCATCCGCCTCAAAGAAGGCATGGTATTTACGATTGAGCCGATGATTAACGAAGGCACATATGAGATCACCATCGACGATGATGAATGGACCGCGAGAACAGCTGACGGCAAGCTCTCTGCTCAGTATGAACATACCATTGCAATTACTGCAGATGGACCGTTGATTTTAACGGCACAGTAA
- a CDS encoding TetR/AcrR family transcriptional regulator, with product MTPRTKEQNEDIRLRRLVQIRKAAADVFLNKGPLLEIRDVAAEAGLGYGTVYHYYSNKGDLLHDLLWDALDRAAEWLKSPPMAEPELPLKIPLESSAAGVRLLQLWAEDHAIYLLCKQAGEGFPTLPEARSSPLIAEFRREVLTPLSTMLGTGLMENSLIPGGMADDAQHELQYTEMLLAALVGCAALSLRRGQLNEDATEIVRVLKL from the coding sequence ATGACTCCCCGCACGAAGGAACAGAACGAAGATATCCGGCTGCGGCGGCTGGTGCAGATCCGCAAAGCAGCAGCGGACGTATTTTTGAATAAAGGGCCTCTATTAGAAATCCGGGATGTGGCTGCGGAGGCAGGTCTCGGTTATGGTACGGTCTATCATTATTATAGCAATAAGGGCGATTTGCTTCACGACCTCTTATGGGATGCGCTCGACCGGGCAGCGGAATGGCTGAAGTCCCCGCCTATGGCAGAACCGGAGCTACCGTTAAAGATCCCGCTGGAGAGTTCTGCCGCCGGGGTGCGGCTGTTGCAGCTGTGGGCGGAGGATCATGCTATCTATCTGCTGTGCAAGCAGGCGGGTGAGGGATTCCCTACCCTGCCTGAAGCCCGCTCTTCCCCGCTCATTGCCGAGTTCCGCCGGGAGGTGCTGACCCCGCTGTCCACGATGCTTGGCACCGGACTTATGGAGAACTCACTGATTCCTGGAGGGATGGCAGACGACGCGCAGCATGAATTGCAGTACACGGAGATGCTGTTAGCCGCTCTCGTTGGCTGTGCTGCATTGTCCCTCCGCAGAGGGCAGCTGAATGAAGATGCAACGGAGATCGTCAGAGTTCTGAAACTATAA
- a CDS encoding pentapeptide repeat-containing protein, with the protein MLDNHSFPESHTANPGLPELQSDCLNCFGLCCAALHFSASSDFAIDKPAGQPCPNLRADFLCGIHTELRDRGFRGCTVYDCFGAGQKISNLTYGGRDWRQAPETAGQMFEVLPVMRQLHELLWYLHEALTLRGAETLHDSLDKMLEQTQALTLLSPEKLLQLDVPVHRADVNELLLRASELARTAARKQLFPAPKRQKSYGRGADLIGARLRGADLRCLSLRGAYLIAADLSGADLRFADLIGADFRDTNLSGADLRGSLFLTQAQLQAAQGNPSTKLPESLRRPEHWV; encoded by the coding sequence TTGTTAGACAATCATTCATTTCCTGAATCCCATACTGCGAATCCCGGACTGCCGGAGCTGCAATCGGATTGTCTGAACTGCTTCGGTCTATGCTGCGCAGCGCTTCATTTCTCTGCTTCCTCAGACTTCGCTATTGACAAGCCTGCCGGACAGCCCTGTCCCAATCTGCGGGCGGATTTCCTTTGCGGCATTCATACGGAGCTTAGAGATCGCGGCTTCCGGGGATGTACGGTATACGACTGCTTCGGGGCCGGTCAGAAAATCTCCAATCTAACCTATGGCGGACGCGACTGGCGTCAGGCTCCTGAGACTGCGGGACAGATGTTCGAGGTTCTTCCTGTGATGCGCCAGCTGCATGAGCTGCTATGGTATCTGCACGAGGCACTGACACTGCGCGGGGCCGAGACCCTGCATGATTCGCTTGACAAAATGCTGGAGCAGACGCAAGCCCTCACCCTGCTCAGCCCGGAAAAGCTGCTTCAGCTCGATGTGCCTGTACACCGCGCTGACGTCAATGAGCTGCTGCTGCGTGCCAGCGAGCTAGCGCGCACCGCTGCCCGCAAGCAACTCTTCCCGGCTCCAAAGCGCCAGAAGAGCTATGGGCGCGGAGCCGATCTGATTGGGGCAAGGCTACGCGGGGCCGACCTCCGCTGCCTCAGTTTACGCGGCGCTTATCTGATCGCTGCAGATCTGAGCGGCGCTGACCTGCGGTTCGCCGATCTGATTGGCGCAGACTTCCGCGACACGAACCTAAGCGGAGCCGATCTGCGGGGCAGCCTCTTCCTCACTCAAGCGCAGCTGCAAGCTGCGCAAGGCAACCCGTCCACCAAGCTCCCGGAATCCTTAAGGCGTCCGGAGCACTGGGTCTAA
- the xerS gene encoding tyrosine recombinase XerS, whose translation MSIQKATDRANLDQRLPQMPWFVQQFIDYKRPDLSPSTLLEYIRDYESFFGWLRGEGLSVAASNADITLLELETLHMDSIVGYRLYLTTRAENANSRVTVSRKLSALRSLFHYLSQIAEDENFYPLLKRNIMAKVEIKRIHKPKDTAAKLKGKILEDEELLEFVGYIYDGYGTDVEANKQAYYSWQLNRERDACIASLILNSGLRVSEVVNLNVDDLDVNNKLLYVFRKGHNDETFKTPVYFREQSKDDLSLYLSLRQSRYKTPKREKALFIALPNGSKEGKRMTKRAIQEMIIKYAKRFGKPYLTVHKLRHSFATDYYLQNDIYRTKEQLGHASTETTEIYAHLTDKTMSEAIERRMDNEPTQ comes from the coding sequence ATCAGTATTCAAAAAGCTACCGACCGGGCAAACCTGGATCAGCGGCTGCCGCAGATGCCCTGGTTCGTCCAGCAGTTTATCGACTATAAACGGCCGGATCTGTCCCCCTCCACGCTGCTGGAGTATATCCGGGACTATGAATCTTTTTTCGGCTGGCTGCGGGGTGAAGGTCTGTCTGTTGCGGCCAGCAATGCTGACATTACTCTGCTTGAGCTGGAGACCCTGCATATGGACAGCATTGTCGGCTACCGTCTGTACTTAACCACCCGGGCTGAAAATGCGAATTCGCGGGTAACCGTATCCCGTAAGCTGTCTGCGCTGCGCTCCCTGTTCCATTACTTAAGCCAGATTGCTGAGGATGAGAACTTTTACCCGCTGCTGAAGCGTAACATTATGGCCAAGGTTGAGATCAAGCGCATTCACAAACCGAAGGATACCGCCGCCAAGCTCAAAGGTAAAATTCTGGAGGACGAAGAGCTGCTGGAGTTCGTAGGCTACATTTATGATGGATATGGGACAGATGTGGAAGCCAATAAGCAGGCTTATTATTCTTGGCAGCTTAACCGGGAACGGGATGCCTGTATTGCCAGTCTGATCCTGAATTCCGGTCTGCGCGTCTCTGAGGTAGTCAACCTGAACGTGGATGATCTGGATGTCAACAACAAGCTGCTCTATGTCTTCCGTAAGGGTCATAACGATGAGACGTTCAAGACCCCGGTCTATTTCCGGGAACAGTCGAAGGATGATCTCAGCTTGTACTTGAGCCTTCGCCAGAGCAGGTACAAGACGCCGAAACGTGAAAAAGCCCTCTTCATTGCCCTGCCCAACGGCAGCAAAGAAGGTAAACGGATGACCAAACGGGCGATCCAGGAGATGATCATCAAATACGCCAAACGGTTCGGCAAGCCTTATCTGACGGTTCATAAGCTGCGGCACTCTTTTGCCACTGATTATTACCTGCAGAACGATATTTACCGGACGAAGGAACAACTGGGCCATGCTTCTACGGAGACTACCGAGATCTATGCCCATCTCACGGATAAAACGATGTCTGAGGCGATTGAACGCCGTATGGACAATGAACCAACGCAATAA
- a CDS encoding GNAT family N-acetyltransferase, whose protein sequence is MELGIELVPKEQKQIISRLMQFYLYDFTRYLELEVDREGLFPSYPGLEAYWSSGKNKFAYLFTVDGNVAGFALIDRLLRDPEGEFYMTEFFVMQRYRRSGVGTWAAHRLFDMFPGSWKVSQIRANTPARDFWHRVIGAYTGGDFQERFNSRQGNPSQYFSTLNTNRVKK, encoded by the coding sequence ATGGAACTTGGAATCGAGCTGGTTCCTAAAGAGCAGAAGCAGATTATCAGCAGATTGATGCAGTTCTATTTGTATGACTTTACCCGCTACCTGGAGCTGGAGGTGGACCGTGAAGGATTGTTCCCGTCCTATCCGGGACTTGAGGCTTACTGGAGCAGCGGCAAAAATAAATTCGCCTACCTGTTCACCGTAGACGGCAATGTCGCAGGCTTTGCCCTGATCGACCGTCTGCTGCGCGACCCGGAGGGCGAGTTCTATATGACGGAGTTTTTTGTAATGCAGCGCTACCGGCGCAGCGGGGTAGGAACCTGGGCGGCTCACCGGCTGTTCGACATGTTCCCCGGAAGCTGGAAGGTGTCGCAGATTCGTGCCAACACCCCGGCGCGGGATTTCTGGCACCGGGTCATCGGAGCTTACACCGGCGGTGATTTCCAGGAGCGGTTCAACTCCCGCCAAGGCAATCCCAGCCAATACTTCAGCACATTAAATACTAATAGAGTTAAGAAATAA
- a CDS encoding TetR/AcrR family transcriptional regulator produces MGKVERQEQEREAMRNLILTTAGELLAEKGIRQLSIRKIAERMEYSAGIIYHYFQGKEDIVEQLLQRGYRELMGGLIAGSEASPDETSPEERLRRTLRQFIKVTTAEGSQYRSMMLNVSPSVLSHTGVLHQGAALERSGIAGLCETLRQFSGMASCEQRELELTAQIIWSAAFGLIMRLMVEGSLPEVQKEALINRHIEAMVQIAQGSGD; encoded by the coding sequence ATGGGCAAAGTAGAGAGACAAGAGCAGGAGCGCGAAGCGATGCGTAATCTGATTCTTACTACGGCAGGCGAGCTGCTCGCGGAGAAGGGGATCAGGCAGCTGTCGATCCGCAAAATCGCTGAACGGATGGAATATTCGGCCGGTATTATTTATCACTATTTTCAGGGAAAAGAGGATATTGTAGAACAGCTTCTTCAGCGGGGCTACCGGGAGTTAATGGGCGGACTGATTGCCGGATCGGAAGCTTCGCCGGATGAAACCTCTCCAGAAGAGCGTTTAAGACGCACGCTTAGACAGTTCATTAAGGTGACAACAGCGGAAGGCTCACAGTACCGGAGTATGATGCTGAATGTTTCGCCGTCCGTGCTTAGCCATACCGGGGTTTTGCATCAGGGAGCAGCCCTGGAACGCAGCGGGATCGCTGGTCTCTGTGAGACGCTCCGTCAATTCAGCGGGATGGCCTCCTGTGAGCAGAGGGAGCTTGAACTCACCGCCCAAATCATCTGGAGCGCAGCCTTCGGGCTGATTATGAGGCTGATGGTGGAGGGGAGTCTGCCTGAGGTGCAGAAGGAGGCTTTGATTAACCGGCACATAGAAGCCATGGTGCAGATTGCACAAGGATCGGGGGATTAA
- a CDS encoding flavodoxin domain-containing protein produces MSNRILIVFASKYGCTEKAALLLQARLDGAGLVNLKSGKLPDLTGYDTVILGGSIYYGKIRKEMAAFTAQHKQELLTKRLGLFICAGMTGEKGEQELKQAYPGIMYSKALAREIMGDEIYPDRISALDKWVIRMVKGKEHKTGGGLSMDKLERFAHTMAAGG; encoded by the coding sequence ATGAGCAATCGGATATTGATCGTATTTGCAAGCAAGTACGGGTGTACGGAAAAAGCCGCATTACTGCTGCAAGCCAGGCTGGACGGGGCCGGATTGGTCAATCTGAAATCTGGCAAGTTGCCGGATCTGACTGGCTACGACACAGTAATTCTAGGCGGCTCCATCTACTATGGAAAAATCCGTAAAGAGATGGCTGCATTCACAGCCCAGCACAAGCAGGAGCTTTTAACCAAGCGTCTGGGATTGTTCATCTGTGCAGGAATGACAGGGGAGAAGGGGGAGCAGGAGCTTAAGCAGGCGTATCCCGGGATCATGTACAGCAAGGCGCTTGCCAGGGAGATTATGGGCGATGAGATCTACCCGGACCGGATATCTGCGCTGGATAAGTGGGTTATACGTATGGTAAAAGGCAAGGAGCACAAGACAGGAGGCGGGCTGTCCATGGATAAGCTGGAACGCTTCGCGCATACGATGGCGGCAGGCGGGTAG
- a CDS encoding Gfo/Idh/MocA family protein — MNIGILGTGFGAYHASLLKHMEFVDRIVVFGRNEAKLLKLKEELGVEITMNAEDILSDPAIDVVDICLPSAFHKTYAVEALRRGKHVFCETPVVLEPEEGRELLDAEQRYGRRILVNQFIKFDYAYEYLEQAVREETYGKLLHLSMRRETAPLWGDLGLTAIAANLMIHELDFIAWLMDSPEPSAVWGTSGGKDGQALVLASFLQPDWSAQLTVSSQMSGSYPFTIGYEAYFEQAKLEFRECSGPNGVIQASLTGYTSEGQVALPLIPSDTYAKSLHHALLSLRDGTNSTLSLRQSLKSLNMAFQLTNLLTAGTVAL, encoded by the coding sequence ATGAATATTGGCATATTGGGAACTGGATTCGGGGCGTATCACGCCTCTCTGTTGAAGCACATGGAGTTTGTGGACCGGATCGTGGTCTTCGGCAGAAATGAGGCCAAGCTGCTGAAGCTGAAGGAAGAGCTCGGGGTAGAGATCACGATGAATGCTGAGGACATTCTGTCTGATCCCGCGATTGACGTAGTGGATATCTGTCTGCCGTCTGCGTTCCATAAAACCTATGCGGTAGAGGCGCTGAGACGGGGCAAGCATGTATTTTGCGAGACACCGGTTGTTCTGGAGCCTGAAGAAGGCCGGGAGCTGCTGGATGCCGAACAGCGGTATGGCCGCAGAATCCTCGTCAACCAATTCATCAAATTCGATTATGCCTATGAATACCTGGAACAGGCGGTACGTGAGGAGACCTACGGGAAGCTTCTGCATCTGAGTATGCGCCGTGAGACCGCTCCGCTCTGGGGAGATCTGGGCCTCACGGCCATCGCTGCCAATCTGATGATTCATGAGCTGGATTTCATCGCCTGGCTGATGGATTCACCTGAACCTTCTGCGGTCTGGGGGACCTCCGGGGGTAAGGATGGACAGGCGCTGGTCCTGGCCTCCTTCCTGCAGCCCGACTGGAGTGCACAGCTCACCGTCTCTTCGCAGATGTCGGGGAGTTATCCTTTTACTATCGGGTATGAAGCCTATTTCGAGCAAGCGAAGCTGGAGTTCCGTGAGTGCAGTGGTCCGAATGGGGTGATCCAGGCCAGCCTTACCGGGTACACTTCTGAGGGACAAGTAGCCCTCCCGCTGATTCCAAGTGATACTTATGCCAAAAGCTTGCACCATGCCCTCCTGAGCCTCCGGGACGGGACAAATTCTACGCTGTCGCTGCGACAGTCGCTGAAATCTCTGAACATGGCCTTCCAATTGACGAATCTGCTTACGGCGGGGACAGTAGCTTTATGA
- a CDS encoding helix-turn-helix transcriptional regulator, with amino-acid sequence MRLHRLIAILLLLESRGKMKAKELAEALETSVRSVYRDVDVLAESGIPLVSATGPNGGISLMEGYTVNLRRLHGEEVVQLFLTGMGMPAGGSGETSLLLKSALLKLETSLPAPYQEDIRTAQRRFLFDATPWWSGQAAVPYLETLRTAVWRGRKITADYRKVNGESSLRKLQPYGLIVKQGEWYLAAYCERAGGLRTFKCERFTAVTLLDETYAIPEQFSLQGYWSQAEQAFVQTSRARELYPVVIRTRDKNEQILQGLEVMDTEADGEARLVTVNMYDYCSACARVLPLLVHAEIVGPPELREYVSNQVRMWEKLYNRIKANNQYYVNLT; translated from the coding sequence ATGCGGCTGCACCGACTGATTGCAATACTTTTACTGCTTGAATCCCGGGGAAAAATGAAGGCCAAGGAGCTGGCCGAAGCGCTGGAAACCTCTGTCCGTTCGGTCTACAGGGATGTTGATGTCCTGGCGGAATCGGGCATTCCACTTGTGTCGGCCACCGGGCCGAACGGCGGGATTTCGCTCATGGAAGGCTATACGGTGAATCTGCGGAGGCTGCATGGGGAAGAGGTGGTTCAGCTCTTTTTGACAGGGATGGGCATGCCGGCGGGCGGTTCAGGAGAGACCAGTCTGCTGCTCAAGAGTGCGCTTCTGAAGCTGGAAACAAGCTTGCCCGCACCCTACCAGGAGGATATCCGTACTGCGCAGCGCCGGTTTCTGTTCGATGCTACGCCGTGGTGGAGCGGTCAGGCAGCGGTGCCGTATCTTGAGACTCTGCGCACTGCAGTGTGGAGGGGGCGGAAGATTACGGCAGATTACCGTAAGGTGAATGGGGAGAGCTCGCTGCGGAAGCTGCAGCCCTATGGACTCATCGTGAAGCAGGGGGAGTGGTATCTTGCGGCCTATTGCGAGCGGGCAGGTGGTCTGCGGACATTCAAATGCGAAAGGTTCACAGCCGTTACTTTGCTGGACGAGACCTATGCCATTCCTGAACAGTTCTCTCTCCAAGGCTACTGGAGTCAAGCAGAGCAAGCCTTTGTTCAGACCAGCAGAGCACGGGAGCTCTATCCGGTGGTCATCCGTACCCGTGATAAGAATGAGCAGATCTTGCAGGGGCTGGAGGTCATGGATACAGAAGCTGATGGAGAAGCACGGCTTGTAACGGTAAATATGTATGATTATTGCTCGGCCTGTGCGAGGGTGCTGCCGCTATTGGTTCATGCTGAAATTGTGGGGCCGCCGGAGCTGAGAGAGTACGTCAGTAATCAAGTACGAATGTGGGAGAAATTATATAATCGCATCAAGGCGAATAATCAATATTATGTTAACCTTACTTAA